From a region of the Lactuca sativa cultivar Salinas chromosome 4, Lsat_Salinas_v11, whole genome shotgun sequence genome:
- the LOC111921366 gene encoding protein NODULATION SIGNALING PATHWAY 1: MIKQDTLFLPYFPPNINPNQETMSFGEPDPNSSSDHISDWLEDSISYLPSFLDDPYDSNNLIDDAWWVPVQELEQELFSGPGPTSSSILTSNSDTSTKTTATPAIVSDQENQLRSDLSKKRKAPEELRTTVQVKKPVNKRGNGKTTKDGGNVKNKDGRWAEQLLNPCAAAITAGNVTRVRHLLFVLRELASLTGDANYRLAAHGLQALTHHLSSANNRPVKVAVPPVNFSTSKPRFFQLSLINFNDINPWFTIPNNIANNSILQVLSECDHGSGNLHILDIGVSHGVQWPTLLEALSRRPGGPPPLVRLTVLPPTSDDHQIPFANSPPGYNFISNILRFANEYKINLHINRIDNCPLQNLNANIIKSSPDETLIVCTQFRLHNVNHNNPDNRTEFLKQIRNLEPKGVILSDNNMDCSCKSCSNFETGFAKRVDYLWSFLDSTSVAFKGRETEERKLMEGEASKALINVCEMNERKEKWGERMRGVGFVGDVFREDVMDGARALLRKYDNNWELRTDESDKCVGLWWKGQPVSFCSLWKLDVNTSDN; encoded by the coding sequence ATGATCAAGCAAGACACTTTATTCTTACCTTATTTTCCTCCCAACATAAACCCTAATCAAGAAACGATGTCGTTTGGTGAACCAGACCCAAATTCAAGCTCTGATCATATATCAGATTGGTTAGAAGATTCAATATCGTATCTTCCATCGTTCTTGGATGACCCATATGATTCCAACAATCTCATTGACGATGCTTGGTGGGTACCTGTTCAAGAACTTGAGCAAGAACTCTTTAGTGGGCCCGGGCCCACAAGTAGTAGCATTCTTACTTCAAACTCTGACACTAGTACTAAAACAACGGCGACACCCGCCATTGTTTCCGATCAAGAAAACCAGTTGAGGTCTGATTTATCCAAGAAACGGAAAGCGCCGGAGGAATTGAGGACTACCGTGCAAGTTAAGAAGCCGGTAAACAAGAGGGGGAACGGGAAAACGACGAAAGATGGTGGTAATGTTAAGAATAAAGACGGGAGGTGGGCGGAGCAGTTGCTTAACCCCTGTGCCGCTGCGATCACCGCCGGAAACGTGACACGTGTCCGGCACCTCCTGTTCGTCCTCCGTGAACTAGCGTCGCTGACTGGAGATGCTAACTACAGACTGGCGGCTCATGGACTTCAAGCCTTAACCCACCATCTCTCTTCCGCCAACAACCGCCCTGTTAAGGTGGCGGTGCCGCCTGTCAATTTCTCCACATCGAAACCGAGATTCTTTCAGCTATCTCTGATTAATTTCAACGATATCAATCCCTGGTTCACAATACCGAATAACATCGCGAATAACTCCATACTTCAGGTCTTATCGGAGTGTGACCATGGCTCCGGTAACCTCCATATTCTTGATATCGGAGTCTCTCATGGCGTTCAATGGCCGACGTTGCTAGAAGCTTTGAGTCGCCGGCCAGGTGGGCCGCCGCCATTGGTACGCCTCACGGTGTTACCCCCAACGTCCGATGACCATCAAATTCCCTTTGCAAACAGCCCACCTGGTTACAATTTCATCTCAAACATTCTCCGTTTCGCGAACGAATACAAAATTAACCTACACATCAACCGAATCGACAATTGCCCTCTACAAAATCTAAATGCCAACATCATCAAATCATCcccagatgaaaccctaatcgtctgCACCCAATTTAGACTTCACAATGTAAACCATAACAATCCAGATAACAGAACAGAGTTTTTGAAACAGATTCGAAATTTGGAGCCTAAAGGAGTGATTTTAAGCGACAACAACATGGATTGCAGTTGCAAAAGTTGCAGCAACTTCGAGACAGGATTCGCGAAGAGGGTTGATTACTTATGGAGTTTTTTGGATTCAACAAGTGTGGCGTTTAAAGGGAGAGAAACGGAAGAAAGAAAGCTGATGGAAGGAGAGGCTTCAAAGGCGTTGATTAACGTTTGTGAAATGAATGAAAGAAAAGAGAAGTGGGGAGAGAGGATGAGAGGTGTAGGGTTTGTAGGAGATGTTTTCAGGGAAGATGTTATGGATGGAGCTCGAGCTTTGTTGAGGAAGTATGATAATAACTGGGAATTGAGAACTGATGAGAGTGATAAATGTGTGGGGTTATGGTGGAAAGGTCAACCTGTTTCGTTTTGTTCTCTATGGAAATTAGATGTGAACACTAGTGATAACTAG